One genomic segment of Styela clava chromosome 3, kaStyClav1.hap1.2, whole genome shotgun sequence includes these proteins:
- the LOC120342670 gene encoding antiviral innate immune response receptor RIG-I-like isoform X2: MFALLNNLIYKAPGWISNFIDAVKELNYNATSSMFEDVEYADLATALKDYFECFDDSVVNELVVDEQPEAMNEQMACIQQGVTSCFISDADVPSCSLMKRKQNDEKENCQKHFRLSEQQHIEIPAQPESMQYELRNYQKELSKLALNGTNVIICERTGSGKTRVAAHIIGEHLKGKVTKVGQCEEQKVAFFTPTGGLAEQQCGKMKDYLPNIKRIDMLRGNLEDQLEKDFQKRIYSSDLIVMTPQILLNCLKDNSVKSLFDFSMMIFDECHYAHASHPYAEILRRYLIEKKPNANAKPNAKSQTIQIIGLTATLGVGASVSIDGAKDHIFKLLGIMDAEDGVVYVKDPDNVDELNIVCHAASEESIRIDIDDDDDFFRQLIRETTTQIIFLIEKLDVLKALGDTVLKKGNLTTLDKEFETWCCKLRHASGNLSAEDSKGLGRDARSCADALQCLYSAYTICYNCHSIHAIAKIEDFVEKHYIAEKEKNTTAENNLHELIADTLNKLVDCVDDTKNKTLDIMKAKIISKSQNDEFRCMVMVSRRYFADCIKNWISGDSELGHLKPLVYIGIGNKSSSDCPGMSHSAQNAALQKFKKGDCKVLVCTPDAAGVGIDIPDCNLVITVDCVKNEISKAQLSGRVRAKNGEVLHIYFGNNIHKDKLSGEKLQLMEKAKRQIHKMLNKNPDDYRNQMLYGRKIALEALEKDERKKLGTRILRVEGGNLLLCRKCSVIVCYTHELIRMNGNHHTVDRIDFKDKYAKVPHQSRGNKIANGSMTHFNKISCDKCKLDWGNEVTWKNYLMPIITIKGFKIKDQKTGKVFQPRKWKATRLKILEKSRDKSLYDKLFTKCDESEVSPDSSGSTC; the protein is encoded by the exons ATGTTTGCCCTATTAAACAATCTGATTTACAAGGCACCTGGCTGGATCAGTAATTTCATTGATGCAGTGAAGGAATTAAATTACAATGCTACTTCTTCTATGTTTGAAGATGTTGAATATGCTGATTTAGCCACAGCTTTAAAAGATTATTTTG AATGCTTTGATGACAGTGTTGTTAATGAATTAGTGGTTGATGAACAGCCAGAAGCAATGAATGAACAGATGGCATGTATTCAACAAGGAGTGACGAGTTGTTTT ATATCTGACGCAGATGTTCCTTCGTGCAGTTTGatgaaaagaaaacaaaacg ATGAAAAAGAGAATTGTCAAAAACATTTTAGGCTTTCTGAACAACAACACATTGAAATCCCAGCCCAACCAGAATCTATGC AATATGAGCTTCGCAATTATCAAAAAGAGTTGTCTAAGTTAGCATTGAATGGCACAAATGTTATAATATGTGAAAGAACCG GATCAGGAAAAACCAGAGTTGCTGCTCATATAATAGGAGAACACCTTAAAGGAAAGGTTACTAAAGTTGGTCAATGTGAAGAACAAAAAGTTGCCTTTTTTACACCAACTGGAGGACTTGCAGAGCAACAATGTGGTAAAATGAAAGACTATCTTCCCAACATAAA GAGGATTGACATGCTTCGTGGGAATCTTGAGGATCAGTTGGAGAAAGATTTTCAAAAGCGAATTTACAGTTCTGACTTGATTGTGATGACTCCACAGATACTGCTGAATTGTCTGAAA gATAACTCAGTGAAATCATTGTTTGATTTTTCGATGATGATATTTGATGAATGTCACTATGCACATGCTTCCCATCCATATGCTGAAATACTCAGAAGATATTTGATTGAGAAAAAGCCTAATGCAAATGCAAAGCCAAATGCAAAAAGCCAAACTATTCAG ATCATTGGATTAACTGCAACCCTCGGAGTTGGTGCTTCAGTTAGTATTGATGGAGCTAAagatcatattttcaaattacttGGTATCATGGATGCAGAAGATGGAGTAGTATATGTGAAAGATCCTGATAATGTAgatgaattgaatattgtttGCCATGCTGCATCAGAAG AATCTATTCGAATAGATATTGATGACGATGATGACTTTTTCAGACAGCTTATCAGAGAAACAACGACCcagataatttttttgattgaaaaacttGATG TGTTAAAAGCTCTTGGAGATACAGTTCTGAAAAAGGGAAACTTGACAACATTGGATAAAGAGTTTGAAACTTGGTGCTGTAAACTTCGTCACGCATCTGGAAATTTGAGTGCTGAAGACTCTAAGGGACTTGGAAGAGATGCAAGATCATGTGCCGATGCTTTGCAG TGTCTATACAGTGCATATACAATTTGCTACAACTGTCATTCTATTCATGCAATTGCTAAGATTgaagattttgttgaaaaacattACATTGCTGAAAAGGAAAAGAATACAACTGCAGAGAATAATCTGCATGAATTGATAGCTG ACACTTTGAATAAATTGGTTGATTGTGTTGATGataccaaaaataaaacattggaTATCATGAAAGCAAAAATAATCTCAAAGTCACAAAATGATGAATTTAGATGTATGGTTATGGTTTCCAGAAGATATTTTGCCGATTGTATCAAA AATTGGATTAGTGGAGATTCGGAGCTAGGACATCTCAAACCTCTGGTTTATATCGGAAttggaaataaaagttcaagTGATTGCCCAG GTATGAGCCACTCTGCTCAAAATGCAGCccttcaaaaatttaaaaaaggtgATTGCAAAGTACTTGTCTGTACTCCCGATGCTGCTGGAGTAGGGATAGATATTCCAGATTGCAACCTGGTTATAACAGTTGACTGTGTGAAGAATGAAATATCCAAAGCACAACTTTCAG GTCGTGTCAGAGCAAAAAATGGGGAGGTTCTCCATATTTACTttggaaataatattcataaagATAAACTCAGCGGAGAGAAACTGCAGCTCATGGAAAAGGCTAAAAGACAGATTCACAAAATGCTGAACAAAAATCCTGATGATTATAGGAATCAA ATGCTCTATGGACGAAAAATTGCGTTAGAAGCTTTGGAAAAAGATGAAAGGAAAAAGCTAGGCACAAGAATTCTACGAGTTGAAGGAGGAAATTTATTGTTGTGTCGCAAATGTAGTGTAATTGTCTGTTACACTCATGAATTAATCAG AATGAATGGAAATCATCACACAGTTGATCGCATTGATTTTAAAGATAAGTATGCAAAAGTTCCACACCAATCCAGAGGAAATAAAATTGCGAATGGATCCATGACACATTTCAACAAAATTAGCTGTGATAAATGTAAGCTTGACTGGGGAAATGAGGTAACGTGGAAAAATTACCTGATGCCAATTATCACGATCAAGGGTTTTAAAATTAAGGATCAGAAAACAGGAAAAGTTTTCCAGCCAAGAAAATGGAAGGCAACACGTctaaaaattcttgaaaaaagcaGAGACAAGTCTCTTTATGATAAACTATTTACCAAGTGCGACGAAAGTGAAGTTTCTCCTGACAGCTCCGGGTCGACTTGTTGA
- the LOC120342670 gene encoding ATP-dependent RNA helicase DHX58-like isoform X1, whose translation MNDSTTKLHYLEFLCGYFLEPKDIMNLFPGGTGLYSSVGDALMSISTTGDNGRKQRVDIFLEWLNADDGYGGNKYQEFIDVLKKETSYCWLVPLLTDCDNFDAESIFRYLKKPEKIKRIFQVIFPALENINVIEILNHLKRELSDDDREGIENIASRLTSRHGMFALLNNLIYKAPGWISNFIDAVKELNYNATSSMFEDVEYADLATALKDYFECFDDSVVNELVVDEQPEAMNEQMACIQQGVTSCFISDADVPSCSLMKRKQNDEKENCQKHFRLSEQQHIEIPAQPESMQYELRNYQKELSKLALNGTNVIICERTGSGKTRVAAHIIGEHLKGKVTKVGQCEEQKVAFFTPTGGLAEQQCGKMKDYLPNIKRIDMLRGNLEDQLEKDFQKRIYSSDLIVMTPQILLNCLKDNSVKSLFDFSMMIFDECHYAHASHPYAEILRRYLIEKKPNANAKPNAKSQTIQIIGLTATLGVGASVSIDGAKDHIFKLLGIMDAEDGVVYVKDPDNVDELNIVCHAASEESIRIDIDDDDDFFRQLIRETTTQIIFLIEKLDVLKALGDTVLKKGNLTTLDKEFETWCCKLRHASGNLSAEDSKGLGRDARSCADALQCLYSAYTICYNCHSIHAIAKIEDFVEKHYIAEKEKNTTAENNLHELIADTLNKLVDCVDDTKNKTLDIMKAKIISKSQNDEFRCMVMVSRRYFADCIKNWISGDSELGHLKPLVYIGIGNKSSSDCPGMSHSAQNAALQKFKKGDCKVLVCTPDAAGVGIDIPDCNLVITVDCVKNEISKAQLSGRVRAKNGEVLHIYFGNNIHKDKLSGEKLQLMEKAKRQIHKMLNKNPDDYRNQMLYGRKIALEALEKDERKKLGTRILRVEGGNLLLCRKCSVIVCYTHELIRMNGNHHTVDRIDFKDKYAKVPHQSRGNKIANGSMTHFNKISCDKCKLDWGNEVTWKNYLMPIITIKGFKIKDQKTGKVFQPRKWKATRLKILEKSRDKSLYDKLFTKCDESEVSPDSSGSTC comes from the exons atgaatgATTCTACAACAAAGCTCCATTATTTAGAGTTTTTATGTGGATACTTTTTGGAACCAAAAGACATCATGAACCTGTTCCCAGGTGGAACTGGTCTGTATTCGTCAG TTGGAGATGCGTTAATGTCTATTTCGACAACTGGTGACAATGGGAGGAAACAAAGAGTTGACATTTTTCTTGAATGGCTCAATGCAGATGACGGTTATGGTGGCAACAAATACCAAGAGTTTATTGATGTTTTGAAAAAAG AGACAAGTTACTGTTGGCTTGTTCCTCTGTTGACGGATTGTGATAATTTCGATGCTGAATCTATATTTCGATATCTCAAAAAACCTGAAAAGATCAAAAGAATTTTTCAAGTGATTTTTCCTGCATTGGAAAATATAAATGTTATTGAAATACTTAATCATTTGAAAAGGGAACTTTCTGATGATGACAG AGAAGGAATTGAAAACATCGCATCACGATTAACTTCTAGGCATGGAATGTTTGCCCTATTAAACAATCTGATTTACAAGGCACCTGGCTGGATCAGTAATTTCATTGATGCAGTGAAGGAATTAAATTACAATGCTACTTCTTCTATGTTTGAAGATGTTGAATATGCTGATTTAGCCACAGCTTTAAAAGATTATTTTG AATGCTTTGATGACAGTGTTGTTAATGAATTAGTGGTTGATGAACAGCCAGAAGCAATGAATGAACAGATGGCATGTATTCAACAAGGAGTGACGAGTTGTTTT ATATCTGACGCAGATGTTCCTTCGTGCAGTTTGatgaaaagaaaacaaaacg ATGAAAAAGAGAATTGTCAAAAACATTTTAGGCTTTCTGAACAACAACACATTGAAATCCCAGCCCAACCAGAATCTATGC AATATGAGCTTCGCAATTATCAAAAAGAGTTGTCTAAGTTAGCATTGAATGGCACAAATGTTATAATATGTGAAAGAACCG GATCAGGAAAAACCAGAGTTGCTGCTCATATAATAGGAGAACACCTTAAAGGAAAGGTTACTAAAGTTGGTCAATGTGAAGAACAAAAAGTTGCCTTTTTTACACCAACTGGAGGACTTGCAGAGCAACAATGTGGTAAAATGAAAGACTATCTTCCCAACATAAA GAGGATTGACATGCTTCGTGGGAATCTTGAGGATCAGTTGGAGAAAGATTTTCAAAAGCGAATTTACAGTTCTGACTTGATTGTGATGACTCCACAGATACTGCTGAATTGTCTGAAA gATAACTCAGTGAAATCATTGTTTGATTTTTCGATGATGATATTTGATGAATGTCACTATGCACATGCTTCCCATCCATATGCTGAAATACTCAGAAGATATTTGATTGAGAAAAAGCCTAATGCAAATGCAAAGCCAAATGCAAAAAGCCAAACTATTCAG ATCATTGGATTAACTGCAACCCTCGGAGTTGGTGCTTCAGTTAGTATTGATGGAGCTAAagatcatattttcaaattacttGGTATCATGGATGCAGAAGATGGAGTAGTATATGTGAAAGATCCTGATAATGTAgatgaattgaatattgtttGCCATGCTGCATCAGAAG AATCTATTCGAATAGATATTGATGACGATGATGACTTTTTCAGACAGCTTATCAGAGAAACAACGACCcagataatttttttgattgaaaaacttGATG TGTTAAAAGCTCTTGGAGATACAGTTCTGAAAAAGGGAAACTTGACAACATTGGATAAAGAGTTTGAAACTTGGTGCTGTAAACTTCGTCACGCATCTGGAAATTTGAGTGCTGAAGACTCTAAGGGACTTGGAAGAGATGCAAGATCATGTGCCGATGCTTTGCAG TGTCTATACAGTGCATATACAATTTGCTACAACTGTCATTCTATTCATGCAATTGCTAAGATTgaagattttgttgaaaaacattACATTGCTGAAAAGGAAAAGAATACAACTGCAGAGAATAATCTGCATGAATTGATAGCTG ACACTTTGAATAAATTGGTTGATTGTGTTGATGataccaaaaataaaacattggaTATCATGAAAGCAAAAATAATCTCAAAGTCACAAAATGATGAATTTAGATGTATGGTTATGGTTTCCAGAAGATATTTTGCCGATTGTATCAAA AATTGGATTAGTGGAGATTCGGAGCTAGGACATCTCAAACCTCTGGTTTATATCGGAAttggaaataaaagttcaagTGATTGCCCAG GTATGAGCCACTCTGCTCAAAATGCAGCccttcaaaaatttaaaaaaggtgATTGCAAAGTACTTGTCTGTACTCCCGATGCTGCTGGAGTAGGGATAGATATTCCAGATTGCAACCTGGTTATAACAGTTGACTGTGTGAAGAATGAAATATCCAAAGCACAACTTTCAG GTCGTGTCAGAGCAAAAAATGGGGAGGTTCTCCATATTTACTttggaaataatattcataaagATAAACTCAGCGGAGAGAAACTGCAGCTCATGGAAAAGGCTAAAAGACAGATTCACAAAATGCTGAACAAAAATCCTGATGATTATAGGAATCAA ATGCTCTATGGACGAAAAATTGCGTTAGAAGCTTTGGAAAAAGATGAAAGGAAAAAGCTAGGCACAAGAATTCTACGAGTTGAAGGAGGAAATTTATTGTTGTGTCGCAAATGTAGTGTAATTGTCTGTTACACTCATGAATTAATCAG AATGAATGGAAATCATCACACAGTTGATCGCATTGATTTTAAAGATAAGTATGCAAAAGTTCCACACCAATCCAGAGGAAATAAAATTGCGAATGGATCCATGACACATTTCAACAAAATTAGCTGTGATAAATGTAAGCTTGACTGGGGAAATGAGGTAACGTGGAAAAATTACCTGATGCCAATTATCACGATCAAGGGTTTTAAAATTAAGGATCAGAAAACAGGAAAAGTTTTCCAGCCAAGAAAATGGAAGGCAACACGTctaaaaattcttgaaaaaagcaGAGACAAGTCTCTTTATGATAAACTATTTACCAAGTGCGACGAAAGTGAAGTTTCTCCTGACAGCTCCGGGTCGACTTGTTGA